A region of Lycium barbarum isolate Lr01 chromosome 1, ASM1917538v2, whole genome shotgun sequence DNA encodes the following proteins:
- the LOC132640121 gene encoding uncharacterized protein LOC132640121 isoform X1 — MVGLFSRFSVSRAAHRRTQSALDEREVLPPNLEETDATSIGGASSVVPYGIEFAYEFKPVEHPPEPLDIDWPTQCPLPEPSVLNDGKIWKDRVPAVRIRKPDIPVVQEGRAANSESARTIPRPPMNHVILPSISAPERSLLKFLEESGIC; from the exons ATGGTGGGCTTATTCTCTAGATTTTCTGTGAGCAGAGCTGCCCATCGTCGAACTCAAAGTGCACTT GATGAAAGGGAAGTGTTGCCCCCAAATTTAGAGGAAACAGATGCAACTAGTATAGGTGGAGCTTCCTCTGTGGTGCCTTATGGTATTGAATTTGCATACGAGTTCAAGCCAGTTGAACACCCACCTGAGCCTCTTGATATTGATTGGCCAACTCAATGTCCGCTGCCAGAACCTTCAGTACTGAAT GATGGAAAAATATGGAAGGACCGAGTCCCTGCTGTGCGAATTAGAAAGCCTGATATTCCCGTTGTGCAGGAAGGAAGAGCTGCCAACTCTGAGTCAGCTCGAACAATACCTAGACCTCCCATGAATCATGTTATTCTTCCATCAATCAGTGCACCTGAACGTAGTCTGCTTAAATTTCTGGAGGAATCAGGGATTTGTTGA
- the LOC132640129 gene encoding uncharacterized protein LOC132640129 encodes MEKEHAGDLNPTTALAATVTGNQEPNTTRPRQPKRFIKNQIPDTILNNPSLNSAISLLPQNYNFEIHKCVWRVHTTNAKRVALQFPEGLLMYSLIISDILSTFTSATHVFILGDVTYGACCVDDLSARALNADLLIHFGHSCLVPIDSTTIPCLYIFVEISIGVNRLLNELKFNFYDNADNETYGDIVMAGTIQFASAIRAVKPELEKLGFRVLIPQSKPLSAGEVLGCTAPSVGNRFNGVENVVLVFVADGRFHLEAFMIANPGIKTYRYDPFIGKLFVEEYDHKGMKDERRRAIEKARREAKNWGIVLGTLGRQGNPRILDRLEKKMSEKGMTWTVVLMSEISPTRIALFEDAVDAWIQIACPRLSIDWGDAFRKPLLTPFEAEIALGDLSGWWERKKTTVNSDDEGLKCSKNESCGDCDNGGEKVKEGVIADYPMDYYSQDGGEWNSCYSKKPARLSQRRSQSCNGNSAVKCSNC; translated from the coding sequence ATGGAGAAAGAACACGCCGGCGACCTTAACCCTACGACGGCGCTTGCCGCCACAGTCACCGGAAACCAAGAACCAAATACTACTCGTCCACGTCAGCCAAAACGCTTCATTAAAAACCAAATCCCCGACACCATCCTAAACAACCCATCACTCAACTCCGCCATCTCTCTCCTCCCTCAAAACTACAACTTCGAAATCCACAAATGTGTCTGGCGCGTGCACACCACTAACGCCAAGCGCGTCGCCCTACAGTTCCCCGAAGGTCTCCTCATGTACTCACTCATCATCTCCGACATACTCTCAACATTCACTTCAGCGACACACGTCTTCATCCTAGGTGACGTCACTTACGGCGCGTGTTGTGTAGACGACCTCTCCGCGCGTGCGCTCAACGCTGATTTATTAATCCATTTCGGACATAGTTGCCTCGTACCTATCGATTCCACTACTATTCCTTGTCTTTATATATTTGTCGAGATTTCAATTGGTGTTAACAGGTTGTTGAATGAACTGAAATTCAATTTCTATGATAACGCTGATAATGAAACGTATGGTGATATCGTAATGGCTGGGACTATTCAGTTTGCTTCTGCTATTCGGGCTGTAAAGCCCGAATTGGAGAaattagggtttagggttttgaTCCCGCAAAGTAAACCCTTATCGGCTGGGGAAGTACTCGGTTGTACTGCCCCGAGCGTTGGTAACAGGTTTAATGGTGTCGAGAATGTGGTTTTGGTGTTTGTGGCTGATGGTAGGTTTCATTTAGAGGCGTTTATGATAGCGAATCCGGGGATAAAGACGTACAGATATGATCCGTTTATAGGGAAGTTGTTTGTGGAGGAGTATGATCATAAGGGAATGAAGGATGAGAGGAGGAGAGCGATTGAGAAGGCGAGGAGGGAAGCGAAGAATTGGGGGATAGTGTTAGGGACGTTAGGTAGGCAAGGGAATCCGAGGATATTGGATAGGTTAGAGAAGAAGATGTCAGAGAAAGGGATGACTTGGACGGTTGTGTTGATGTCGGAGATATCTCCTACGAGGATCGCATTGTTTGAGGATGCGGTGGATGCTTGGATTCAGATCGCGTGTCCTAGGTTGTCGATTGATTGGGGAGATGCGTTTAGGAAGCCTTTGCTAACTCCGTTTGAGGCGGAGATTGCGTTGGGTGATTTGTCTGGGTGGTGGGAGAGGAAGAAGACAACTGTGAATTCAGACGACGAAGGTTTGAAGTGTTCAAAGAATGAATCTTGTGGTGATTGTGATAATGGTGGTGAAAAAGTGAAGGAAGGGGTAATTGCGGATTATCCGATGGATTATTATTCTCAAGATGGTGGGGAGTGGAATTCTTGCTACTCTAAGAAGCCGGCTCGACTTTCACAAAGAAGAAGTCAATCTTGTAATGGTAACAGTGCCGTCAAATGTTCCAATTGCTGA
- the LOC132640136 gene encoding phosphomevalonate kinase, peroxisomal-like, whose product MAVVASAPGKVLMTGGYLVLERPNAGIVLSTNARFYAIVKPLYEEIKPESWAWGWADVKLTSPQMARETMYKLSLNNLKLHTVSSSQSRNPFVEHAVEYAIAAAHATFDKDKKDILQKLLLKGLDITILGCNEFYSYRNQIEARGLPLTPESLASLPPFASITFNAEDSIGENRKPEVAKTGLGSSAAMTTAVVAALLHYLGVVNLSSFSEDQSHRRKDASNLDIIHVIAQTAHCIAQGKVGSGFDVSSAVYGSQRYVRFSPEVLSSAQNAGMATPLTEVIDDVLKAKWDHERTKFSLPPLMTLVLGEPGSGGSSTPSMVGAVKKWQKFDPQNSLETWRKLSEGNSALEMHLNALCKLAERNYNVYGRVVSNCSLLPAEEWLDRANEPNQAEIVQELLGARDAMLGIRYYMRKMGEAAGIPIEPESQTHLLDTTMSMEGVLLAGVPGAGGFDAVFAVTLGASSKNVTETWSSLNVLAMLVTEDPRGVSLEDNDPRAKEITAAVSSIQLQ is encoded by the exons ATGGCTGT TGTGGCCTCTGCTCCTGGAAAGGTTCTGATGACTGGAGGTTATCTTGTTTTGGAGAGGCCAAATGCTGGTATTGTACTGAGTACAAATGCTCGTTTTTATGCGATTGTGAAGCCACTTTACGAGGAAATTAAACCCGAAAGTTGGGCATGG GGATGGGCAGATGTTAAATTGACTTCTCCTCAGATGGCCAGAGAAACTATGTACAAATTGTCTCTTAACAATTTAAAACTTCACACTGTCTCATCCAG TCAATCAAGAAACCCCTTTGTAGAACATGCAGTGGAATATGCCATAGCAGCAGCCCATGCAACATTTGACAAAGATAAGAAGGATATATTACAGAAACTACTTCTGAAAG GCCTTGATATAACAATCTTGGGATGCAATGAGTTCTATTCGTATCGGAATCAG ATTGAAGCGCGTGGACTCCCTCTTACACCTGAGTCATTGGCTTCCCTTCCACCTTTTGCATCAATCACCTTTAATGCAGAAGATTCAATTGGAGAAAATCGGAAGCCTGAAGTTGCAAAAACTGGATTGGGGTCATCAGCAGCTATGACAACAGCTGTTGTTGCTGCTTTGCTTCATTATCTTGGTGTTGTTAATCTCTCCTCTTTTTCTGAGGATCAATCCCACAGAAGGAAAGATGCTAGTAATCTTGATATCATTCACGTGATAGCTCAAACTGCCCACTGCATTGCACAGGGTAAAGTTGGCAGTGGGTTTGATGTTAGCTCTGCAGTTTATGGAAGCCAACGTTATGTGCGGTTTTCACCTGAAGTGCTTTCTTCTGCTCAG AATGCAGGTATGGCAACACCACTAACAGAAGTCATTGATGATGTCCTGAAAGCCAAGTGGGACCACGAGAGGACCAAGTTTTCATTGCCTCCCTTGATGACTCTC GTACTTGGAGAACCGGGTAGTGGAGGATCTTCTACCCCATCAATGGTTGGCGCTGTGAAGAAATGGCAGAAGTTTGATCCTCAGAATTCTCTAGAAACATGGAGAAAGTTGTCAGAAGGAAACTCTGCATTGGAAATGCACCTTAATGCCTTATGTAAATTGGCAGAAAGGAACTATAATGTTTATGGACGCGTCGTCAGCAACTGCAGCCTGCTTCCAGCCGAAGAG TGGCTTGATAGAGCAAATGAACCAAACCAAGCAGAAATTGTTCAAGAGTTATTAGGAGCCCGAGATGCCATGCTTGGAATCAGGTATTATATGCGTAAAATGGGAGAGGCTGCAGGAATTCCG ATTGAACCTGAATCACAAACTCACCTTCTGGATACGACGATGAGTATGGAGGGGGTTTTGTTGGCTGGTGTTCCTGGTGCTGGTGGATTTGATGCAGTCTTTGCTGTTACCTTGGGGGCTTCAAGCAAAAATGTGACAGAAACTTGGAGTTCGCTCAATGTTCTTGCTATGCTAGTGACGGAAGATCCTCGTGGCGTGTCTTTGGAAGACAATGATCCTCGAGCAAAGGAAATTACTGCAGCTGTTTCTTCAATCCAACTTCAGTAA
- the LOC132640121 gene encoding uncharacterized protein LOC132640121 isoform X2: MVGLFSRFSVSRAAHRRTQSALDEREVLPPNLEETDATSIGGASSVVPYGIEFAYEFKPVEHPPEPLDIDWPTQCPLPEPSVLNVRMEKYGRTESLLCELESLIFPLCRKEELPTLSQLEQYLDLP; encoded by the exons ATGGTGGGCTTATTCTCTAGATTTTCTGTGAGCAGAGCTGCCCATCGTCGAACTCAAAGTGCACTT GATGAAAGGGAAGTGTTGCCCCCAAATTTAGAGGAAACAGATGCAACTAGTATAGGTGGAGCTTCCTCTGTGGTGCCTTATGGTATTGAATTTGCATACGAGTTCAAGCCAGTTGAACACCCACCTGAGCCTCTTGATATTGATTGGCCAACTCAATGTCCGCTGCCAGAACCTTCAGTACTGAATGTAAG GATGGAAAAATATGGAAGGACCGAGTCCCTGCTGTGCGAATTAGAAAGCCTGATATTCCCGTTGTGCAGGAAGGAAGAGCTGCCAACTCTGAGTCAGCTCGAACAATACCTAGACCTCCCATGA